One Methylocystis iwaonis genomic window, CGCTTTCGCGCCGCCCCCGTTCTCAGAACTTCACCGTCATCCCGGCCACGAAATTACGGCCCATGCCCGGGACAGGCCCGTAATTAGCCGCGTTGTTCGTGACCTTGGCCAAAGTGAAATAGCTTCCCCCGAGCGGCGAGAAATATTTCTGGTCGAAGACATTCTCTAACCCGAGGTCGAAACGCACATTGCCCCACTCATAGGCCGTGCGCAGATTGAGCAAGGCGTAGCCGCCGGTCTTCAGCTCATTGCGCGCAACGGAGATATGCGTCTTGCTGTCGACGAGTTGCAGCTCCACCACATTCGACCAACCGCCCAGGCGATGCTCGATGGCGCCGCGCGCGTTGAGCGGCATGATGTGATAAAGGCCATCGCCCTTGCGCGCATTCTTCGCCAGCATATAGCAATTGAAGCCCGAGAGGCCGCAGGCCGTGTAATCCGGCATTTCGAAGTCACGGCCGAAGACGTAGTTGATGTTTCCGGACGCGAAGAACTGCCCGTATTCCGGCGTCTCCCACAATTTCACGCGGCCCGAGATGTCGAAACCATAAATCTGGGCCTTGTGATTGCGGAACTGCAGCACAGGAAAGACGAGGCCCGCAGGGCCGGTCGTGTTGCCGTAGCGCTCGGCGGTGATGAAGTTTTCGATATAGGTGTAATAGGGATTGGCGCGCGCTTCCCAATTGCCTCTCGGGTCCTTCCATTCGGCGGTGACGCCGAACGTGTGGGCGACCTCGGGCTTGAGGTCCATATTGCCGGTGTAGCCGTTGAGGTCGCCGAACCAATTGTTCATCGTGGTCCCCATCGCCACCGGCCAGGCGTAACGCTCATAGAGGCTGGGTGAGCGGGTCTTGCGCGAATAGCCCACCTCATAGGCGCTCGTTTCGTCGCGCTGGTAACGGGCCTTCGCCACCATGTCGAAGTTCACGTCGGTGCGCGAACGGTTGCGGCTGTTGAAAATGCCGGCCGTGATGGCGTCCGGGTTATTCATATACATGGGCATGCCCATCATCATGCCCATCGGAATGCGCGCGCGCGGATCGTAGGGCGAGACATTGCCCGTATCCATCCACACGACGTCGTTTCGCACGCCGAGCAAGGTCGACCATTGCGGCGTCCAATTGGCTTCCCATTCGGCGAAATGACCGACGCGGTTGCGATCGCCGTTGTTGATGTTCCAGAAGGTGAGGGGGCCCATCATCATCGAGCGGTAGATGGGCTCCCACCAATCGTTCAGCCGGAAGCCGTGATATTCGCTGCCGAGCCGCAGAAGGTCGCGGCCGGAAAGCTGCGTGAAGGGGATTTCCGTCTTGATCGAATAGCCGAAATCCTTGCCGATCGTGTTCATCGGCATGTTCGACGGCTGCTTGTCCTGCAGGAAGCCCATCGTATGCGCGACATAGTGATAGAAGGCGCGCGCGTCGACCGCGCCCCAATCATATGCGCCCTGATATTTGGCGTCCGCGGTATAGGCGCGGTTGCCGGTCATATCCATGCGCTGATTGGGGAAGCCCTGATAGGGAATGTTCTCGATGGCGCCGCGCAGCGAGAACAGGTGCCCGTTGTTCTGATAGGCCGCCGTGACCGAATGCTGCTCGGAGATGAAGTTGGTCGACAGCACCTTCCTGCCGTCGCCGCCCTGATGATAATCCGTCGCGCGCGACCAGGCGCCGTTGTAGAGCACGCTCCAATGCTCATTGGCGACATTCGCCGTGCCCGAGACGGTGATGCCATTGTTGTTGGTGCGGAAGAAGGCCGAGATGGCGCCCGTGGCGAGGATTTCGTTCTGGGCGCCAAAGCGCAGGCCCTGGCCGCGGAAAGGCAAAAAGGGCGGATAGGGCGAGCCGAGCAGGAACGGGCCCGTGGGTTCCACGACCCCCGGGGCGGCGGCGGCGCTTGGCGCGAAGGCCGGCTGCCGCGGCGTCACGAGAATGGAGCCGCCGATCGAATCGCCGCCTTTGCTCACCGGCATGACGCCGGAGTGCACTTCAATATTCTGGACGTTATTCGGATCGATATAAGAGAGCGGCGGATTCATATGGTTGGCGCAGGCCGAGGTCGCCTCGACGCCGCCAACGAGGATCTTCAGCCGATCGTCGGCCATGCCGTGAATGACCGGCAATCGGGAGACGCCGCCCGCTTCGTACCAATTCACGCCCGGCGCATTTTGGAGGAGCTGCACTGTGTCGGCGGCGGCCGGCAGCTCATTGGCGATCTCGCGCGGACCGATCACGGTCGCGTCCTGCAGCTTGTCGGGCTGGGCGACAACCGTGTTGGGCCGCGGCGCGGCGGCGGCGGCGCCGCGGCTGGCCGCGCCCACCGTAATTGCGGGTAGGGGCGTTTGCGCTTGGGCGTAGCCGAACCAGGCAAGAGCGATCGCGCCGGCGGATGCGCCGCGCGCCAAGACAAGACGTGACATGGGACAAATTTCTCCTGATCCGCCGGATGACGGCGGTTAGACTGGATTCGCGTTGGCTGGTTCCGTCAGGAGAAAAGCGGCGGCGCGCGCGCGGGATGGGCTGCACGCCGCCGCGCGTGAGGCGTCGCAACGCCGCTGGGCAAGAAGAAGACGAGCCGGCTCGTAATGGCGGGCGCGACTTGAGCGGACGGGCGCGCGTCGATCGCTGAAAAGACGCAGGCCAGACACGCGCTGCAATCATGGTCAGCGCTTGTCCCCGGCAGATGCGGCGCGCCCGCGCCCAGCGCGACGCCGGGACGCTGGCACTCCGCAGCGGCCATTGCCGAGCCGTGCCCGGAGCCGCCGCGCATCCACTGCGGGGAGCCAGCCTGCACGACAAGGAACAGCGTCATCGCCAGCGCGAGCGCGTGACGCGCCCAGCCGGCAATGACGACGCCGCTCCTATTCGCGCGGGAAATGTGGCCTCGAATCCGCATGTCGCGGATTTATGCTAAGGCGTTCGTGGCTTAGCTAGCGACTTAGGTCATATAAGAGTCGTATTTGCTTCAACTGTGTCTTTTCGGCAACCCTATTTTCGGCCAGCAACAAAAAGCCGGCCCTTGAACTCCCTCGAGCCGCTTCCCAAATCGAATTCAGCGCGGGCCGCACTGGACGCGCGAATAGGCGCGGCGCGATACGCAGCGCGCCGCATGTCGCTTCATACGGAGGATATGTCATGCGTCACTTCGATCTTTCGCCCCTCTATCGCCAGACCGTGGGCTTCGATCGTCTCTTCAATCTTCTCGACCAGGGCGGCGGCGTCGACGGCGCGTCGACCTATCCGCCTTATAATATCGAGCGCACCGGCGAGAACGCCTACCGCGTCACGCTGGCGGTTGCCGGCTTCTCCCGCGAGGAGCTGACGATCGAGACCAAGGAAAATACGCTGTCGATCAAAGGCTCCAAGGATCAGACTCCGCCCGCCCAGGGTCGTGAGATGCTGCATCAAGGGATCGCCGCCCGCGCCTTCGAGCGACGGTTCCAGCTCGCCGACCATGTGGTCGTGACGGGCGCGAGCCTGGTCAACGGCCTGCTGCATGTCGACCTGGTGCGGGAAATCCCCGAGACGCAGAAACCGCGTCGCATCGAGATCGGCGGCAGCGCTCCGACCGCCAAGGTTGTCGAGTCCAAGGCCGCGTAAGGCCGTTCGTCGATCGGTCCTGCAGAGGCGCCCGCTCGGGCGCCTCTTTTATTTTGCCGGGGCGCGATACTCTTACGGCGTTTTCTGTGGCGTCTTGGCGCTGGGCGCCGCATGAGCCGTGGCGGTCGTCGGCGCCGATGGGGTGACGGCGGCGGCGCCTTCGGTCGCCTTCGGCGGGACGATGGCGCGATGCGAGGCGGCGGTCGAGCGCGCGGCGACAGCGCGCGGCGCCGGCGCCTTTGCCGCTGCGGTCGGAGATTTGGCGGGGTCGGCGAGCGGCCCCGGCTGCGGCGGCTTGACGGCCTCCGCCTTGGTTTCGACCGGCTTTTGCGCCGGAGCCGGTTTTGCTGGGGCAGGAGCCGCCTCAGGCGGCGTGGCCGCAGCCGGTTTTTGCGCCTCCGCCGGCTTAGGGGCCTCCTTGGCGGCTTCTGGCCCCTTGGGCGGTTCCGTTGGCTTGGCCGGTTCGGCGGGCTTCGCAATCTCGGCCGGCTTCGCCCATTCGATCGGCTTTTGCGTTTCGGCGGGTTTGGCGGTCGGAGTCGGTAGTGCGACTGCCGGCGGTGTGGGTGTGGGACGCGCCGCGCCGCTGGCGGGCCGCTGCGTCTGTTGGGCGGCGGGCGCCTCCGGGGCGGGCTGCGGCAGGCGCATAATGCGCCCATTCCCGCGCCCTTCGTCGAGCGGCGCTCGGTTTTTGCCGATCTCCTTGACGACCGGGTGGGAGCCCCCAAGCTGCGGAACGAATCCGTTATCGTCCGGGCGAGGACGCTCGGCGGCCGGCGGCGGGCCAATCCGCATGGCGTGGAGGATCGCGCCCTCGTAAGGATCGATGAAAAAGCGCGTCTCGCCTTCGCGGCGGCTTACGCCCGTGGCGACGATCTGATCGCCGCGCCGG contains:
- a CDS encoding TonB-dependent receptor — translated: MSRLVLARGASAGAIALAWFGYAQAQTPLPAITVGAASRGAAAAAPRPNTVVAQPDKLQDATVIGPREIANELPAAADTVQLLQNAPGVNWYEAGGVSRLPVIHGMADDRLKILVGGVEATSACANHMNPPLSYIDPNNVQNIEVHSGVMPVSKGGDSIGGSILVTPRQPAFAPSAAAAPGVVEPTGPFLLGSPYPPFLPFRGQGLRFGAQNEILATGAISAFFRTNNNGITVSGTANVANEHWSVLYNGAWSRATDYHQGGDGRKVLSTNFISEQHSVTAAYQNNGHLFSLRGAIENIPYQGFPNQRMDMTGNRAYTADAKYQGAYDWGAVDARAFYHYVAHTMGFLQDKQPSNMPMNTIGKDFGYSIKTEIPFTQLSGRDLLRLGSEYHGFRLNDWWEPIYRSMMMGPLTFWNINNGDRNRVGHFAEWEANWTPQWSTLLGVRNDVVWMDTGNVSPYDPRARIPMGMMMGMPMYMNNPDAITAGIFNSRNRSRTDVNFDMVAKARYQRDETSAYEVGYSRKTRSPSLYERYAWPVAMGTTMNNWFGDLNGYTGNMDLKPEVAHTFGVTAEWKDPRGNWEARANPYYTYIENFITAERYGNTTGPAGLVFPVLQFRNHKAQIYGFDISGRVKLWETPEYGQFFASGNINYVFGRDFEMPDYTACGLSGFNCYMLAKNARKGDGLYHIMPLNARGAIEHRLGGWSNVVELQLVDSKTHISVARNELKTGGYALLNLRTAYEWGNVRFDLGLENVFDQKYFSPLGGSYFTLAKVTNNAANYGPVPGMGRNFVAGMTVKF
- a CDS encoding Hsp20 family protein — encoded protein: MRHFDLSPLYRQTVGFDRLFNLLDQGGGVDGASTYPPYNIERTGENAYRVTLAVAGFSREELTIETKENTLSIKGSKDQTPPAQGREMLHQGIAARAFERRFQLADHVVVTGASLVNGLLHVDLVREIPETQKPRRIEIGGSAPTAKVVESKAA